The Fimbriimonadaceae bacterium nucleotide sequence ATTTGTCCAGGTCATCCTCGTCAAACTTGATTTCTTGCGGCTGCAAGTCGACGGCGTAGAGCGGCGAATCGCCGCCTCGCGCCTCGACAAAGTCAAGCCCCTCCACTCCCGGGAAAGCGACCGCCTTCCCGTCCGGGGTGAACCGGGGGAGCGACGCGCCCTTGCCGATTCTGGCCAGCTGGGTGGATCCACTGCCATCGGCCCGAGCGATCGCGACCTCGGTCGAACGGGCCAAGGATGCCCAGTAGACGAGCCATTCGCCGTCAGGCGACCAACTGAACTGAACGTCCCCGGAAAGCGAACTGGAAAAATCGGCCTCGACAACCTTGACCGGCGAGCCGCCCAGATCCGCCGCGACCACCATCAATCGCCGGTCCCCCAGGTGGTAGGCCACCTTCTTGCGGTCCGGGCTCGTCTGCGGACAGTTCATGTCGAGGGTCGGGTCGCTCAAGTAGGGCTTAACGTTCCCGTTCGCATCGACCGTCGCAAGTTCGCGCTTGCCGTTAGGTCCGGTGCGCACATAGAGAACGCGGTCGTCGTCCAGCCAGACGGGTTGGCCGTCGCGCGCCGGGTCTGTGGTCAGCCGTCGCGTCACACCGCCTTTCTCAGGGATCAGGAAAAGGTCGCCGCGAAGCTCGAACACGATCCTCTTGCCGTTCGGGGACACGGCAAAATCGGTCGCGCCCGTGGCGAGGTCGTAGCGGGAGACGGGGTCGCGGCCGGAATCCGCCGGCACCTCGACGTTGATCGGCGCCGCCTTGCCACTGCCGCTATTGAGCAGCCAAACCTGAGAATCGCGCTGGAACGTCATGAGCTTCCCATCGCGGCTCGCGGTCAGCTGGCGGACGGTGCCTTCCTTAAAGTTGGTGAGCCGCTTGGGCGCGCTCCCGCGGAGCGGCCCCATCCACACGTTGGGCGAGCCAGAACGGTTCGAGATAAAGGCGAGGGAAGTGTCGCCGATCCATACCGGGAAGAGGTCGTTGCCCTTGTCCGCCAGCACCATGCGATGGTTGCCGAGGGGCGCGCCGACGTCCGCGATCCAGATCTTGGCTGTGTTCGAACCCATGTGGCCGGGCTTCCGCCAGTTTCCGCTGGAGCCGCCCGAGTTATAGGCGACCATCTGGCCGTTCGGAGAGACGGCAGGGTTGTACTCAAGTTCGAGCGGATGGCCCGTCAACCTGGCCATATCGCGGCCGGGGCCCGACGTCGCAAAGAGGTCCATGCGGCCCCAGGCGTTGGTATAGCCATAGATCAGCTTGCCGTCCGGCGACCAAGAGGTCGGGTACTCGGTGGCGCTCTCGAAGGTCACCCGCTCTGGCGGGCCGCCCTCGGCGCCCATGCGAAAAACGTCGTTGCTGCCGAACCGATCGGAGGCGAAAGCGATCCACTTTCCGTCCGGCGACCAGCGCGGGAACGACTCGGTCGCGGGATGGACGGTGAGCCGTTGGGCACGGCCGCCCTCAGAAGGGGCCGTCCAAATGTCGCCCTGCCAGACGAAGGCGACGGTCTTGCCGTCCGGCGAGATCGCCGGGTCCGTGACGCGCTTGAGCTCGGCGGTCGAAAGAGGGGCCAGTGCGCCAGCAAAGGCGACAAGGGCGAGGCGCTTGAACACCATCGCCCTCTTTGTACTCCTTCTGGCGGCGCGAATGCGCCCGAACCTTACAGCTTCAGGTCCACGACGCCGCTGACCCCCACGCCGTCGACCGCCTTGATCGACTTCGGATCCTTCAGGTTCGTAGCGTTCTCGACCGGGATCAGTGCGCGGATCTTGATCTCGCGGCCGAAGATGTCCACCTCGGGGGCGGCGACGGCCGAAACTTTCTGGACGTTCTTCTTAGCGCCCATCACCTGCGCCGCGCCGATCGCGCC carries:
- a CDS encoding PD40 domain-containing protein is translated as MVFKRLALVAFAGALAPLSTAELKRVTDPAISPDGKTVAFVWQGDIWTAPSEGGRAQRLTVHPATESFPRWSPDGKWIAFASDRFGSNDVFRMGAEGGPPERVTFESATEYPTSWSPDGKLIYGYTNAWGRMDLFATSGPGRDMARLTGHPLELEYNPAVSPNGQMVAYNSGGSSGNWRKPGHMGSNTAKIWIADVGAPLGNHRMVLADKGNDLFPVWIGDTSLAFISNRSGSPNVWMGPLRGSAPKRLTNFKEGTVRQLTASRDGKLMTFQRDSQVWLLNSGSGKAAPINVEVPADSGRDPVSRYDLATGATDFAVSPNGKRIVFELRGDLFLIPEKGGVTRRLTTDPARDGQPVWLDDDRVLYVRTGPNGKRELATVDANGNVKPYLSDPTLDMNCPQTSPDRKKVAYHLGDRRLMVVAADLGGSPVKVVEADFSSSLSGDVQFSWSPDGEWLVYWASLARSTEVAIARADGSGSTQLARIGKGASLPRFTPDGKAVAFPGVEGLDFVEARGGDSPLYAVDLQPQEIKFDEDDLDKSDPPKKEDEPVKVTVEPRGLKDRRRKVTTTDASAVWPGPEGRTVYSNVDRQLSTVDLSTGTVKPLAGVTGPVSGLQLSADKKKLYYLQAGKLYSIGASGGTASPIGFRAVFDVDSAAEDLALFKEIWRTLDVQYYDPAHHGKDWPGIRAKFEPIVRDVQSREEFYDVMTEMMELLDSSHLGASAPGGARGSRVEQTAYLGIELDPAEVLRSGRCVVAKVYDRTPASQPGSELKAGDVIETLNGAPVTNLAAMLENQAGRKVVLGVRRGGALVEVAIKPAPRGISTNITYQDWVDWNRATVNKLSGDRLGYVHIRGMDAPSLDQFLGEIQTELDGKQGVVVDVRYNGGGFTSHIILNVMRKEPWLIRTARDRPGVKLSENSYRGNALELPAVCLANQYSFSNAEIFSEGFRRMKLGPVVGEDTAGGVIGTSSLSLWDGGTVRVPASGAYTIDGENLEQNGRKPDFPVPFDPNAWAAGRDPMLEKAVQELMKVRERR